In a genomic window of Fibrobacter sp.:
- a CDS encoding FISUMP domain-containing protein — MRRILFVVTLVIVGALASCDSESEPIAARDDGSDSSSSLVSSSSLSSSSCSGSPYSNYEPSVYDPKKQTLTDGRDGQVYRTVVVGDQVWMAENLNYDYYYKSGRSFCYGNDSSKCSKYGRLYTASAALDSAGIFSRDVSSCGGRNCSWNAEEIRGICPDGWHVPTAIEWNVLMYKAGTMGGIREVLIDKESWLKQGGRDDLGFSMMATGWRAGEGGVFNYEGHSTCFWLSKMEQRSYVRFVYSDTVVFNGEMEFLNEKWYDPPIACPLRCLKNGSEVGVPEPEHEFVYGSVEDSRDGRVYKTIEIGDQVWMAENLKLDVPAEYDSLTSCPGNDPEKCESIGRLYSWTAAIDSAQVYSDGGKGCGYGRYCIPPAEVLGLCPEGFHLPSRDDVAKLMKSVGGDEIGAANLKSRSGWPYGDLAYDLYGFNSIPVDSTAAYWIADPNSADMIFALYGKGHAYSLWLDFGKTKLYITSNLQNKNYFIRCLKSTMSDGDYSKMYIKDESAYDEDSNTLTDFRDNKIYRTVNVEGRVWMAENLNFIYNWDRAVSHCNFNKYKWNECTEYGRFYSWSAAFDSLGIFSDDAEKYVRGTCPRGWHLPSETEWEELFAAAGGEDGAALNLMNRNYWGNYVGKDSLGFTALPGGYLTSVYGSPTNEKAYFWESTKKVAYIDGVKVGIETRTSESEYPIRCVMDSE; from the coding sequence ATGAGAAGAATTCTATTTGTGGTGACTCTTGTCATTGTCGGTGCCCTTGCATCATGCGACTCGGAATCGGAACCTATAGCGGCAAGGGATGACGGGTCTGATTCAAGCTCGAGCCTTGTTTCAAGTTCAAGCCTGAGTTCCAGCTCATGCTCCGGTTCTCCCTATTCAAATTATGAACCTTCCGTCTACGATCCGAAAAAGCAGACTTTGACAGATGGACGCGATGGTCAGGTCTATAGGACCGTGGTTGTCGGGGATCAGGTCTGGATGGCCGAAAACCTCAATTACGATTATTATTATAAATCGGGTCGAAGCTTCTGCTATGGGAATGATTCCAGCAAGTGCTCGAAATATGGGCGGCTTTATACTGCATCTGCCGCCCTGGACTCGGCAGGGATTTTTTCGCGGGATGTTTCGTCATGTGGTGGGAGGAATTGTTCGTGGAATGCGGAAGAAATTAGGGGAATCTGCCCGGATGGGTGGCATGTGCCAACTGCAATAGAATGGAATGTTCTGATGTATAAAGCGGGAACAATGGGAGGAATCCGCGAAGTTTTGATAGATAAGGAAAGCTGGCTGAAACAAGGGGGAAGAGATGATTTGGGCTTTTCTATGATGGCTACGGGGTGGCGGGCTGGTGAAGGCGGAGTTTTTAATTATGAAGGTCATTCGACGTGCTTTTGGCTTTCTAAAATGGAACAAAGAAGTTATGTGCGTTTTGTGTACTCAGACACGGTTGTTTTTAATGGAGAAATGGAGTTCTTGAATGAAAAATGGTATGATCCACCCATTGCCTGCCCCCTTCGATGCCTGAAGAATGGTTCGGAGGTGGGCGTTCCTGAACCTGAACACGAATTTGTTTATGGCTCTGTCGAAGATTCCAGGGATGGCCGTGTCTACAAGACTATAGAAATTGGAGACCAGGTGTGGATGGCGGAAAATTTGAAATTGGATGTGCCGGCGGAATATGATTCCCTGACATCTTGCCCGGGAAATGATCCGGAAAAATGCGAAAGCATAGGTCGTCTGTATTCTTGGACTGCGGCGATTGATTCTGCTCAGGTCTATTCAGATGGAGGTAAAGGCTGTGGATACGGTAGATATTGTATCCCGCCTGCTGAAGTGTTGGGGCTATGTCCAGAAGGATTCCACCTTCCCAGTCGAGACGATGTTGCCAAGTTAATGAAAAGTGTCGGGGGAGATGAGATCGGAGCGGCGAATTTGAAAAGCCGTAGTGGATGGCCTTATGGAGATCTTGCCTATGATTTGTATGGATTTAATAGTATACCTGTTGATTCTACAGCGGCTTATTGGATTGCTGATCCTAATTCTGCAGATATGATATTTGCCCTTTATGGTAAAGGGCATGCTTATAGTTTGTGGCTTGATTTCGGAAAGACGAAACTGTATATAACATCCAACTTGCAAAATAAAAATTATTTTATTCGTTGCCTTAAATCGACAATGTCGGATGGCGATTACTCGAAGATGTATATCAAGGACGAAAGTGCCTACGATGAGGATTCGAACACGCTGACGGATTTCCGTGACAATAAGATCTATAGGACGGTGAATGTCGAAGGGCGCGTATGGATGGCGGAAAACCTGAACTTTATTTATAACTGGGACAGGGCCGTAAGCCATTGCAATTTTAATAAATATAAATGGAACGAATGTACGGAATATGGCCGCTTCTATAGCTGGAGCGCGGCTTTCGATTCGCTCGGTATCTTTTCGGATGATGCGGAAAAATACGTGCGTGGAACATGCCCGCGCGGATGGCACTTGCCCTCTGAGACCGAATGGGAAGAGCTGTTCGCCGCTGCTGGCGGGGAAGATGGAGCAGCCCTGAATTTGATGAACCGTAATTATTGGGGAAATTATGTAGGGAAGGATTCCTTGGGCTTTACTGCTTTGCCTGGAGGCTACCTTACTTCAGTATATGGTAGCCCTACGAATGAGAAGGCCTATTTCTGGGAATCAACGAAAAAGGTCGCTTATATTGATGGAGTCAAGGTTGGCATAGAAACAAGAACTTCAGAAAGTGAGTATCCCATCCGCTGCGTGATGGATTCGGAATAA